The following proteins come from a genomic window of Gottfriedia acidiceleris:
- a CDS encoding NAD-dependent deacylase — MENMAWMEIINIGAEGGSICLFGKKLDTGEWIFSRVVNEIFYNDESNSDTNQPNKLENLEKNSVIGWKNAMNLLNGYPWKRLSPTYVHPDFLKLVYKECKFKKVSSRWNQYFMKNSLNEVEGLDPACEKLLNFIKQSDYTLVLTGAGLSVSSGLPDFRSSKTGLWRNKNPMTLASLNALENNRNEFIEFYTERIKTLQGVLPNVAHKILSKWEKKCLLNSVISQNVDSLHQAAGSENVIELHGTLSNCYCNQCNTEYGSQKFLNKDYECSCGGFIRPSVVLFGEDLPFKAIENAIKETSRAKLFIVLGSSLSVAPANYFPKEAKKNGARLVIINKEPTELDNIADLVIQRPISEVLIKIDSALQP; from the coding sequence ATGGAGAATATGGCATGGATGGAAATTATAAATATTGGAGCTGAAGGAGGTAGTATTTGTTTATTTGGAAAAAAACTAGATACTGGTGAATGGATTTTTTCTAGAGTAGTGAATGAGATTTTTTATAATGATGAATCAAATTCAGATACTAATCAACCGAACAAACTAGAAAATCTTGAAAAAAATAGTGTCATTGGTTGGAAGAATGCTATGAATTTATTAAATGGATACCCTTGGAAAAGGCTTTCTCCTACGTATGTACATCCAGATTTTTTAAAACTAGTTTATAAGGAATGTAAATTCAAAAAAGTTTCTTCAAGATGGAACCAGTACTTTATGAAAAATAGTCTAAATGAGGTTGAAGGGTTAGATCCTGCTTGTGAAAAACTGTTAAATTTTATTAAGCAATCTGACTACACTCTTGTATTAACTGGAGCAGGATTGTCAGTTTCTAGTGGGTTACCCGATTTTCGATCATCAAAAACAGGATTATGGAGAAATAAAAATCCTATGACATTGGCAAGTTTAAATGCTTTAGAGAATAATCGAAATGAATTTATTGAATTTTATACGGAAAGAATTAAAACTCTACAAGGTGTTTTACCCAATGTTGCACATAAAATATTATCTAAATGGGAAAAAAAATGTCTACTCAATTCCGTGATTTCGCAAAATGTGGATTCTTTACATCAAGCTGCAGGAAGTGAAAACGTAATTGAATTACATGGAACGCTTAGTAATTGTTACTGTAATCAATGTAATACCGAGTATGGCAGTCAAAAATTTCTAAATAAAGATTATGAATGCAGCTGCGGTGGGTTTATTCGTCCATCAGTAGTTTTATTCGGTGAAGACTTACCTTTTAAAGCGATAGAAAATGCTATTAAAGAGACCTCCAGAGCTAAACTATTTATAGTTTTAGGATCTTCTTTATCGGTTGCTCCTGCAAATTACTTTCCTAAGGAAGCAAAGAAAAATGGTGCAAGATTAGTAATTATTAACAAAGAACCGACTGAGCTGGATAATATTGCGGATCTTGTGATTCAACGACCAATTTCAGAAGTGTTAATAAAAATTGACTCAGCTTTACAACCATGA
- the dcm gene encoding DNA (cytosine-5-)-methyltransferase translates to MYRVVSLFAGIGGICLGFNSTILNGEQAAKVIWANEIDSHSCLTYQLNFGNNNLWQGDINEINEKIPFVDILTGGVPSEVFNSEGNHNGYDRTRKTLFGEFFRFIRDHKPRAVLLENVKDLLNHDNGNTLRIIKESLYEEGYIIAQHIFNSSEYGNVPQKRERIYLVGFLDLRVFDEYMRNPILPIELTRTIQDIIEPEERKDESFYFTSKSQYFDLLRKNVINSNELYNLPSIYMRENLNNSCPKLIEKMIAGGHNVPIVLDQHGIRKITPREALSLQGFPEAFLFPKGLALSHLYSQARNSATVPVVQRIAQNMVNALYYYDRINQSVSEYAHTE, encoded by the coding sequence ATGTATAGAGTAGTAAGTTTATTTGCTGGAATTGGTGGCATTTGTTTGGGATTTAACAGCACAATACTAAATGGTGAGCAAGCTGCTAAAGTAATTTGGGCAAATGAAATCGACAGTCATTCTTGTTTAACATACCAATTGAACTTTGGTAATAATAACTTGTGGCAAGGTGACATTAATGAGATTAATGAGAAAATTCCATTTGTTGACATATTAACAGGGGGGGTTCCTTCCGAAGTTTTTAATAGTGAAGGAAATCACAATGGATATGATCGCACGAGAAAAACATTATTTGGTGAATTCTTTCGCTTTATTAGAGATCATAAGCCGCGTGCGGTTTTACTTGAAAACGTAAAAGATCTCCTAAATCACGATAATGGTAATACTTTGAGGATTATTAAAGAGAGTTTATACGAAGAAGGTTATATTATTGCACAGCATATTTTTAACTCATCTGAATATGGAAATGTTCCTCAAAAACGAGAACGGATTTATTTAGTGGGATTTCTTGACTTGAGAGTATTTGATGAATATATGAGAAACCCAATTCTTCCAATAGAATTAACTCGTACAATTCAGGATATTATTGAGCCTGAGGAACGCAAGGATGAATCTTTTTATTTTACAAGCAAATCACAGTATTTTGATTTGTTACGCAAAAACGTGATAAATTCGAATGAATTATACAATTTACCAAGCATTTATATGAGAGAAAATCTAAATAATTCATGTCCGAAACTAATTGAAAAAATGATTGCTGGTGGACATAATGTTCCTATAGTATTAGACCAACATGGCATACGTAAAATAACACCAAGGGAGGCACTTTCATTACAAGGATTTCCTGAGGCATTTCTATTTCCAAAAGGTTTGGCGTTAAGCCATCTATATAGTCAAGCTAGAAACTCTGCAACAGTTCCTGTTGTACAACGTATTGCACAAAACATGGTCAACGCTTTATATTATTACGATCGAATTAACCAGTCAGTATCTGAATATGCACATACTGAATAG
- a CDS encoding AAA family ATPase — MNRFLIDKVKIQNFRGYVEQEFDFRAGGQSKQGIIILGGSNGYGKTTLIDSIEWCFTGTIKRLRKNFIQRNENTLEMQRGLLRNTKVAKNAEIFVIVEGTFNKKPFTLKRTFNQMEEGKGLSPQNTSFEIVYDGVSIQGKNIDDLLKIPLSNRFYDRYHCSYEKNIYIYEKNRHDLYKMFSSFFGGLEEVEAIINNLDGYKYGEGKKRIQYFGLINELSSQVKNLTIENENLQLKYKEAQRESKETSKKKHINNRFIELFYNPVRIFEGEMKTEEIREHFEDLEQMYNTTKSHLDKFEKINDVLIYSSIQKQCELFYEYLNKSVKLEEFKKYVLIPFQKNKENIVLAQKYYVQHGNVNENIRRINEFIDRSHNIGASNSSQMFYFTEFEEKIFKGKILPHSSLLKKFTEKQNDINKQLDHYRDTRSPITKSLIAIVDNLNGYDKLRYKYACPLCGSREKFHQHSTDLGAQARKLLGQLDEERASLQNEYNLLQEKIILNINEYKNSLMGESYKKLDELKQLIRYFDTIDDLKLVCDRFNFNIYTVNEMDLIDYVEQIENELGNISINEDIEYGIIQRLTTQTNVIKGVPSLIKKENFMDKEEYFILSNEQKKESINSLIKFYNKQLEKMKEIKLVQDLEKIDPQSVSIRIDIFNEFKNELETKQKFTQAGILLNTIKKDLEENEKNLFDKIVKLDQLKKIRANIISVKNEYDRKVAEQINIPLKKVYRKLNRHTNIEVINLNKAGKRTQKVNLSAKVSDKKLHISNILSAGQLSIVSLSIFLTIALGQKEEPFKCYFMDDPIQTMDDVNILSLVDLLRVELSQDINDSNHFMDQLFITTCNVDFEKLLSHKMRSFDVNVTHFHFTSYGEYKQIKELHEI, encoded by the coding sequence ATGAATAGATTCCTAATAGATAAAGTTAAAATTCAAAATTTCAGAGGATATGTAGAACAAGAATTTGATTTCAGAGCAGGTGGTCAAAGTAAGCAAGGAATCATTATATTAGGCGGATCTAATGGATACGGAAAGACAACTTTAATAGATTCTATAGAATGGTGCTTTACAGGAACAATTAAAAGATTAAGAAAAAATTTTATACAGCGTAATGAAAATACTTTAGAAATGCAACGAGGATTGCTAAGAAATACAAAGGTCGCTAAGAATGCAGAAATTTTTGTTATTGTAGAAGGAACATTCAATAAAAAACCTTTCACTTTAAAGCGAACTTTTAATCAAATGGAAGAAGGTAAAGGATTATCACCTCAAAATACTTCTTTTGAGATTGTTTATGATGGAGTAAGTATTCAAGGTAAGAATATTGATGATTTATTAAAAATACCTCTATCAAACAGATTTTATGATCGATACCATTGTTCATATGAAAAAAATATATATATTTATGAAAAAAATAGGCATGATTTATATAAAATGTTTTCCTCTTTTTTTGGTGGATTAGAGGAAGTAGAGGCAATTATTAATAATTTGGATGGGTATAAATATGGAGAAGGTAAGAAAAGAATTCAGTACTTTGGATTAATTAATGAATTATCATCTCAAGTTAAGAATTTGACTATAGAAAATGAGAATTTGCAGTTAAAGTACAAGGAGGCACAAAGAGAGTCTAAGGAAACTAGTAAAAAAAAGCATATTAATAATCGTTTTATAGAACTGTTCTATAATCCAGTTAGGATATTTGAAGGAGAAATGAAGACAGAAGAAATTCGGGAGCATTTTGAAGATCTTGAACAAATGTATAATACAACTAAGAGTCATTTGGATAAGTTTGAAAAAATTAACGATGTATTAATATATAGTTCAATTCAAAAACAATGTGAATTATTTTATGAATACCTAAATAAGAGTGTTAAGTTGGAAGAGTTTAAAAAGTATGTACTTATTCCGTTTCAAAAAAATAAAGAAAATATAGTATTAGCACAAAAATATTATGTCCAACATGGAAATGTTAACGAGAACATAAGAAGAATAAATGAATTTATTGACCGTTCTCATAATATAGGTGCTTCAAACTCCAGCCAAATGTTTTACTTTACAGAATTTGAAGAAAAAATATTCAAAGGTAAAATATTACCACATAGCTCATTGCTTAAAAAATTTACAGAAAAGCAAAATGATATTAATAAACAACTCGATCATTATCGGGATACTAGAAGTCCAATAACTAAGTCACTAATAGCTATTGTTGACAATTTAAATGGATATGATAAATTACGATATAAGTATGCCTGTCCGCTTTGTGGAAGTAGAGAAAAATTTCATCAACATTCAACTGATTTAGGTGCACAGGCTAGAAAACTTCTTGGTCAACTTGATGAAGAAAGAGCATCGTTACAAAATGAATATAATTTACTTCAAGAGAAAATCATACTGAATATAAATGAGTATAAAAATTCATTAATGGGGGAGAGTTACAAGAAATTAGATGAGTTAAAACAATTAATACGATATTTTGATACGATTGATGATTTAAAATTAGTCTGTGATCGTTTTAATTTTAACATTTATACGGTTAATGAAATGGACTTAATTGATTACGTTGAGCAAATTGAAAATGAATTAGGCAATATTAGTATTAACGAAGATATTGAATATGGAATCATTCAACGTCTAACAACTCAAACCAACGTTATAAAAGGTGTGCCTAGCCTAATTAAAAAAGAAAATTTTATGGACAAAGAGGAGTATTTTATATTAAGTAATGAACAAAAAAAAGAGAGTATTAATTCATTAATTAAATTTTATAATAAGCAACTAGAAAAAATGAAAGAAATTAAATTAGTACAAGATCTTGAAAAAATAGATCCTCAAAGTGTTTCCATCCGAATTGATATATTTAATGAATTTAAGAATGAATTAGAAACTAAGCAGAAATTTACACAAGCAGGTATATTACTAAATACAATAAAAAAAGATTTAGAGGAAAATGAGAAAAATCTTTTTGATAAGATAGTAAAGCTAGATCAATTAAAAAAGATTAGAGCAAATATTATATCTGTCAAAAATGAATATGACAGAAAAGTTGCTGAGCAAATAAATATTCCTTTAAAAAAGGTATATAGGAAGCTAAATCGGCACACTAATATAGAAGTAATAAACCTGAACAAAGCTGGGAAAAGAACACAAAAAGTTAATTTAAGTGCGAAGGTTAGTGACAAAAAATTACATATTTCTAATATTCTAAGTGCAGGTCAATTATCGATAGTGTCGTTATCCATATTTCTAACCATTGCTTTAGGACAAAAAGAAGAGCCATTTAAATGCTATTTCATGGATGATCCTATCCAGACAATGGACGATGTAAATATTCTATCTCTTGTAGATCTCCTTCGCGTAGAGTTATCCCAAGATATAAATGACTCTAATCATTTTATGGATCAATTATTTATTACTACATGTAATGTGGATTTTGAAAAATTATTAAGCCATAAAATGAGAAGTTTTGATGTTAATGTAACACATTTTCATTTCACGAGTTACGGTGAGTACAAACAAATAAAAGAGTTGCACGAAATATAA
- a CDS encoding helix-turn-helix transcriptional regulator, whose translation MKDFRGKEECSRNDNSNNTLMDEYLSNISFFIERNLKMNSPSNIKLYIRDLLLKTNEFNPITISSIKDELKLIFNITKSDKSIRRYIEQLDEFGLDIDFKNAKHGEKHYYLIGQVQNFSTAELRLIIDAITSSKFLTKSDTTKIINRIKELAPIAERKKLENLLFVDNQVKTNNKHVKHWIETIHGCISEKLILRFKYHRFNRKKQLEFNHNGKVYEIKPYSLVWNQNYYYLIGNDKYTNQIKHFRVDRMDSVQYSNEYFQIEWFDTALYLRKTFNMYSGEVHRVKALFHHHLINVLIDYFGTELFVKQFDEEQIEITFDAAMSDGLVCWFLTWGSDAKVLEPQLLKDRLKEESIKFFNQYN comes from the coding sequence TTGAAAGATTTTAGAGGAAAAGAAGAATGTTCGAGAAATGATAATTCGAATAATACTTTAATGGATGAATATTTAAGTAATATTTCATTTTTTATTGAAAGGAATCTTAAAATGAACAGTCCGAGCAACATTAAATTATACATAAGAGATTTATTGCTTAAGACAAATGAATTTAACCCAATCACGATATCATCAATAAAAGATGAATTAAAACTGATATTTAATATAACGAAAAGTGATAAAAGTATACGTCGCTATATTGAGCAGCTTGACGAATTTGGACTGGATATCGATTTTAAAAATGCCAAGCATGGTGAAAAACATTATTACTTAATTGGTCAAGTCCAAAATTTTAGCACTGCAGAATTACGGTTAATTATTGATGCAATAACGTCTTCTAAATTCTTAACAAAAAGTGATACAACAAAAATAATTAATAGAATAAAAGAATTGGCACCGATTGCTGAAAGAAAAAAGTTAGAAAACTTATTATTTGTAGATAATCAAGTAAAAACAAATAATAAACACGTGAAACATTGGATCGAAACAATTCATGGATGTATTTCGGAAAAATTGATTTTAAGATTTAAATATCATCGTTTTAATAGAAAAAAACAATTGGAATTTAACCATAATGGTAAGGTTTATGAAATTAAGCCTTATTCTTTAGTTTGGAATCAAAACTATTACTATTTAATTGGGAATGATAAGTATACAAATCAAATAAAGCATTTTAGGGTTGATCGAATGGATTCAGTTCAATATTCAAATGAATATTTTCAAATAGAATGGTTTGATACAGCTCTTTATTTGAGAAAAACGTTTAATATGTATAGTGGTGAAGTCCATCGTGTTAAAGCTTTATTTCACCATCATTTAATAAATGTATTAATTGATTATTTTGGTACAGAATTGTTTGTAAAACAGTTTGATGAAGAACAAATAGAGATAACATTTGATGCAGCTATGAGTGATGGATTGGTCTGTTGGTTTTTAACATGGGGTTCAGATGCAAAAGTATTAGAACCTCAATTATTGAAAGACAGATTAAAAGAAGAATCGATAAAATTTTTTAATCAATATAACTAG
- a CDS encoding DUF1643 domain-containing protein: MSNRQFPTFVDLPKVTIIEDRENNFRYKISIPFQFAVPRKSKKALVIMKNPSKARIDHIMKIYHSDTTADRVLNYLYRKSFTEVIIVNLFATYETYAENLNKLVNEPNKLIGIQNDTIIQDCIKELEENDIILVAWGGYPKDSSKEMKIIYHERINKVESLINKKNVKYVDRLVKNKKFPLHGLQWAYDQELYDYLIQKNSIK, encoded by the coding sequence ATGAGTAATAGACAGTTTCCAACGTTTGTAGATTTACCAAAAGTGACTATTATTGAAGATAGAGAAAATAATTTCAGATACAAAATAAGCATACCATTTCAATTCGCAGTCCCTAGGAAATCCAAAAAAGCATTAGTAATTATGAAAAACCCTAGTAAAGCTAGAATTGATCATATTATGAAGATTTATCACTCAGATACAACTGCAGATAGAGTACTTAATTATTTATATAGAAAAAGTTTTACTGAAGTAATAATAGTTAATTTATTTGCAACATATGAAACTTATGCAGAAAATCTAAATAAGTTAGTAAACGAACCTAATAAATTGATTGGAATACAAAATGATACTATAATACAAGATTGCATTAAAGAACTAGAAGAAAATGATATAATTTTAGTTGCTTGGGGTGGCTACCCAAAGGACTCATCAAAAGAAATGAAAATTATTTATCATGAGAGAATCAATAAAGTCGAGTCTCTAATAAATAAGAAAAATGTAAAATATGTAGATAGATTGGTAAAAAATAAGAAGTTTCCTCTACATGGATTGCAATGGGCATATGACCAAGAACTTTACGATTATTTAATCCAGAAAAATTCAATAAAATAA